In Pongo abelii isolate AG06213 chromosome 5, NHGRI_mPonAbe1-v2.0_pri, whole genome shotgun sequence, a single genomic region encodes these proteins:
- the ECHDC1 gene encoding ethylmalonyl-CoA decarboxylase isoform X2 — MAKSLLKTSSLSGRTKLLHQTGLSLYSTSHGFYEEEVKKTLQQFPGGSIDLQKEDNGIGILTLNNPSKMNAFSGVMMLQLLEKVIELENWTEGKGLIVRGAKNTFSSGSDLNAVKSLGTPETSFNKCCTGSRLGIGWRSRIYYSM, encoded by the exons atgGCGAAAAGTCTTTTGAAGACATCCTCTCTGTCTGGAAGGACAAAATTGCTACATCAAACAGGATTGTCACTTTATAGTACGTCCCATGGATTTTATGAGGAAGAAGTGAAAAAAACACTTCAGCAGTTTCCTGGTGGATCCATTGACCTTCAGAAGGAAGACAATGGCATTGGCATTCTTACCCTGAACAATCCAAGTAAAATGAATGCCTTCTCAG GTGTTATGATGCTACAACTTCTGGAAAAAGTAATTGAATTGGAAAATTGGACAGAGGGGAAAGGCCTCATTGTCCGTGGGGCAAAAAATACTTTCTCTTCAGGATCTGATCTGAATGCTGTGAAATCCCTGGGAACTCCAGAG ACTTCCTTTAATAAGTGTTGCACTGGTTCAAGGTTGGGCATTGGGTGGAGGAGCAGAATTTACTACAGCATGTGA